One Leisingera sp. M658 genomic window carries:
- a CDS encoding DUF6778 family protein, translated as MNIFRSLAFVSLGLMVSACASVDVPSRNLPFEPVPDAAVNVPDGYESLPQVDPVPALRVSRVTVDVPRSLSVSEANSYLPKGDIVWREDPYGDRHAQVQAIVQRAMEAGSTGMGGAIEADLHIELQRFHALTQKARYTTGGIHAITFKMRLTDPATGALLRPEKTIEADLKAFGGARALEAMSRGQTQKVRITGHLANVVRQELTKPGSYRNPRLGLLQALQ; from the coding sequence ATGAACATCTTCCGCAGCCTCGCATTCGTCTCCCTCGGGCTGATGGTGTCCGCCTGTGCCTCGGTGGACGTGCCGTCGCGCAACCTGCCGTTCGAGCCGGTGCCTGACGCGGCGGTGAACGTGCCCGACGGCTATGAATCTCTGCCGCAGGTGGATCCGGTGCCAGCCTTGCGGGTCAGCCGCGTTACCGTCGATGTGCCGCGCAGCCTCTCCGTTTCCGAGGCCAACAGCTATTTGCCCAAAGGCGATATTGTCTGGCGCGAGGATCCTTACGGTGACCGCCACGCCCAGGTGCAGGCAATCGTGCAGCGCGCCATGGAGGCCGGCAGCACCGGCATGGGCGGCGCGATCGAGGCCGATCTGCATATTGAACTGCAGCGCTTTCACGCCTTGACCCAAAAGGCCCGCTACACCACCGGCGGCATTCACGCCATCACCTTCAAGATGCGGCTCACCGATCCGGCCACCGGTGCCCTGCTGCGCCCGGAAAAAACCATCGAGGCCGATCTCAAGGCTTTTGGCGGCGCCCGCGCCCTGGAAGCCATGTCGCGCGGCCAGACCCAGAAAGTGCGCATCACCGGCCACCTGGCCAATGTGGTCCGCCAGGAGCTGACCAAACCCGGCAGCTACCGGAACCCGCGCCTGGGGCTGCTGCAGGCGCTGCAATAA
- a CDS encoding bifunctional [glutamine synthetase] adenylyltransferase/[glutamine synthetase]-adenylyl-L-tyrosine phosphorylase, which translates to MTTALNISRIPRPFDPGLGAEARSLVPELSGAFAELVAGACGSSPYLKELTAREAAWLPQALQDPDAALAAVFADCRALEAAQLKPGLRQAKRRLALLTALCDLSGGWSLEQVTGALTDFGALCADVAIKAEIATLIRRKKLPGLTEDDVETAGGLTILAMGKMGAHELNYSSDIDLICLFDETRFDPDDFFEARQGMVRATKNMCAALSDRTGDGYVFRTDLRLRPDPAVTPVCLAMEAAERYYESLGRTWERAAYIKARPCAGDIAAGERFLTTLRPFIWRRHLDFAAIQDAHDIRLRIRENKGTGGALHVPGHDMKLGRGGIREIEFFTQTRQLIAGGRDESLRLRGTVEGLAALADKGWVPPGTAETLSAHYRAHREVEHRIQMVHDAQTHQMPKSEDGIARIACLMDRDPAELTAQIRDRLTEVHELTEGFFSPGGAPAAADTAEDTAKLDGAIIARWPTYPALRSSRGARIFERLKPELLSRVAKTAKPAETLVALDGFLSGLPAGVQLFSLFGANPQLIDLLVDIAGTSRELASFLSRNSGVFDAVIGGSFFDPWPGAEQLRAELKKRLAQEGDYEARLDATRRCCKEWHFRIGVHHLRGLTDGHQAGVQYAELAEVVIAGLAPEVVAQFSRKHGPAPGRGAAVLAMGSLGAGQINSQSDLDMIVIYDPGDAEMSEGKRPLATRPYFARLTQAFVTALSAPMAQGKLYEVDMRLRPSGNQGPVAVSLAGFTNYQQNEAWVWEHLALTRARVVAGEAVLAAEIETFRAAFLAQPRNLAKVLQEVSEMRVRLAAAKAPSGLWDAKNGAGRMMDIELLSQAGALTSDSVARDVASGLLGAVAAGWLNDADAEYLTASYRLFWSVQSAARLLSGKAIEAETIGEGGAQFLCRTTGYARLDALEQELQARYKRCAALIAEALERDGADEGQH; encoded by the coding sequence GATCCTGACGCCGCGCTGGCAGCGGTCTTTGCAGACTGCCGGGCGCTAGAGGCGGCACAGCTGAAACCGGGCCTGCGCCAGGCCAAACGGCGACTGGCACTGCTGACGGCGCTTTGCGACCTCAGCGGCGGCTGGAGCCTGGAACAGGTGACCGGGGCGCTGACGGACTTCGGGGCGCTTTGTGCGGATGTGGCTATCAAGGCGGAAATCGCCACGCTGATCCGCCGCAAGAAACTGCCGGGCCTGACAGAGGATGATGTGGAAACCGCAGGCGGGCTTACCATTCTGGCGATGGGTAAAATGGGCGCGCATGAGCTGAACTACAGCTCTGATATCGACCTGATCTGCCTGTTCGATGAAACCCGGTTCGACCCGGATGACTTCTTTGAGGCGCGCCAGGGCATGGTGCGCGCAACCAAGAACATGTGTGCCGCCCTCAGCGACCGCACCGGCGACGGCTATGTGTTCCGCACCGACCTGCGGCTGCGCCCGGATCCGGCGGTCACCCCTGTCTGCCTGGCGATGGAAGCGGCCGAGCGGTACTATGAAAGCCTGGGCCGCACCTGGGAGCGCGCCGCCTATATCAAGGCACGCCCCTGTGCGGGTGACATCGCGGCTGGGGAGCGGTTCCTGACCACCCTGCGGCCCTTTATCTGGCGCCGTCACCTGGATTTCGCCGCCATCCAGGACGCCCATGACATCCGCCTGCGCATCCGCGAGAACAAGGGTACCGGCGGCGCCCTGCATGTGCCGGGCCACGATATGAAGCTGGGCCGCGGCGGTATCCGCGAGATTGAGTTCTTTACCCAGACCCGCCAGCTGATCGCCGGCGGGCGCGACGAAAGCCTGCGACTGCGCGGCACCGTCGAGGGGCTGGCCGCCCTTGCAGACAAGGGCTGGGTGCCGCCGGGCACCGCGGAAACCCTGTCGGCCCATTACCGCGCCCACCGCGAGGTTGAGCACCGCATCCAGATGGTGCATGACGCGCAGACCCACCAGATGCCCAAATCCGAGGACGGCATTGCCCGTATCGCCTGCCTGATGGACCGCGATCCGGCGGAGCTGACGGCACAAATCAGGGACCGGCTGACCGAAGTGCATGAGCTGACCGAGGGATTCTTCTCGCCCGGCGGCGCGCCAGCCGCAGCTGACACCGCAGAGGACACCGCCAAGCTTGACGGCGCCATCATCGCCCGCTGGCCGACCTATCCGGCGCTGCGTTCTTCCCGCGGGGCGCGGATATTTGAGCGGCTGAAACCAGAGCTGCTGTCGCGCGTCGCCAAAACCGCCAAACCGGCCGAGACCCTGGTGGCGCTGGACGGTTTCCTGTCCGGGCTGCCGGCCGGGGTGCAGCTGTTCTCGCTGTTCGGCGCCAACCCGCAGCTGATCGATCTGCTGGTGGATATCGCCGGCACCTCGCGCGAGCTGGCCAGTTTCCTGTCCCGCAATTCCGGGGTGTTTGATGCGGTGATCGGCGGCTCCTTCTTTGATCCCTGGCCGGGAGCAGAGCAGCTGCGGGCGGAACTGAAAAAACGGCTGGCGCAGGAAGGCGACTATGAGGCCCGGCTGGATGCCACCCGCCGCTGTTGCAAGGAATGGCACTTCCGCATCGGCGTGCACCACCTGCGCGGGCTGACAGACGGCCATCAGGCGGGTGTCCAATACGCCGAACTGGCCGAGGTGGTGATTGCCGGCCTCGCTCCGGAAGTGGTGGCGCAGTTTTCCCGCAAACACGGCCCCGCGCCAGGGCGCGGCGCGGCGGTTCTGGCGATGGGGTCGCTGGGGGCAGGGCAGATCAATTCGCAATCCGACCTCGACATGATCGTGATCTATGACCCAGGCGACGCGGAGATGTCCGAAGGCAAGCGCCCGCTGGCCACGCGGCCCTATTTCGCCCGGCTGACCCAGGCCTTTGTTACTGCGCTCTCGGCCCCGATGGCGCAGGGTAAGCTTTACGAGGTCGACATGCGCCTGCGGCCTTCGGGCAACCAGGGGCCGGTGGCGGTCAGCCTGGCCGGTTTTACCAATTACCAGCAGAATGAGGCCTGGGTGTGGGAGCATCTGGCGCTGACCCGGGCGCGGGTGGTTGCGGGCGAGGCCGTCCTTGCTGCCGAAATCGAAACCTTCCGTGCGGCTTTCCTGGCCCAGCCGCGGAATCTGGCCAAGGTGCTGCAGGAGGTGTCGGAAATGCGCGTGCGGCTGGCCGCCGCCAAGGCGCCGTCAGGCCTGTGGGACGCTAAAAACGGCGCCGGGCGGATGATGGATATCGAGCTTTTGTCGCAAGCCGGCGCGCTTACTTCCGACTCGGTGGCGCGCGATGTGGCTTCCGGCCTGCTGGGGGCTGTCGCTGCCGGATGGCTGAATGACGCGGATGCAGAATACCTGACCGCCAGTTACCGGCTATTCTGGTCGGTGCAAAGTGCCGCGCGGCTGCTTTCCGGCAAAGCCATCGAGGCGGAGACGATCGGGGAGGGCGGTGCGCAGTTCCTCTGCCGCACCACCGGATATGCCCGGCTGGATGCGCTGGAGCAGGAGCTGCAGGCCCGTTACAAACGCTGTGCGGCGCTGATTGCAGAGGCCTTGGAAAGGGATGGGGCGGATGAAGGGCAGCACTGA